A window of the Canis aureus isolate CA01 chromosome 29, VMU_Caureus_v.1.0, whole genome shotgun sequence genome harbors these coding sequences:
- the EMX2 gene encoding homeobox protein EMX2 isoform X1 — translation MFQPAPKRCFTIESLVAKDSPLPASRSEDPIRPAALSYANSSPINPFLNGFHSAAAAAAAGRGVYSNPDLVFAEAVSHPPNPAVPVHPVPPPHALAAHPLPSSHSPHPLFASQQRDPSTFYPWLIHRYRYLGHRFQGNDTSPESFLLHNALARKPKRIRTAFSPSQLLRLEHAFEKNHYVVGAERKQLAHSLSLTETQVKVWFQNRRTKFKRQKLEEEGSDSQQKKKGTHHINRWRIATKQASPEEIDVTSDD, via the exons ATGTTCCAGCCGGCGCCCAAGCGCTGCTTCACCATCGAGTCGCTGGTGGCCAAGGACAGTCCCCTGCCCGCCTCGCGCTCCGAGGACCCCATCCGTCCCGCGGCGCTCAGCTACGCCAACTCCAGCCCCATAAACCCGTTCCTCAACGGCTTCcactcggccgccgccgccgccgccgccggcagGGGCGTCTACTCCAACCCGGACTTGGTGTTCGCCGAGGCGGTCTCGCACCCGCCCAACCCCGCGGTGCCCGTGCACCCGGTGCCGCCGCCGCACGCCCTGGccgcccaccccctgccctcctcgcACTCGCCACACCCCCTCTTCGCCTCGCAGCAGCGGGACCCGTCCACCTTCTACCCCTGGCTCATCCACCGCTACCGGTATCTGGGCCATCGCTTCCAAG GGAACGACACAAGCCCGGAGAGCTTCCTTTTGCACAACGCGCTGGCCCGAAAGCCGAAGCGGATCCGAACCGCCTTTTCCCCGTCCCAGCTTCTGAGGCTGGAACACGCCTTCGAGAAGAACCACTACGTGGTGGGCGCCGAGAGGAAGCAGCTGGCGCACAGCCTCAGCCTCACGGAAACTCAG GTAAAAGTATGGTTTCAGAACCGAAGGACGAAGTTCAAAAGACAGAAGCTGGAGGAAGAAGGCTCAGATtcgcaacaaaagaaaaaagggacgCACCATATTAACCGGTGGAGGATCGCCACCAAGCAGGCGAGTCCCGAGGAAATAGACGTGACCTCAGACGATTAA
- the EMX2 gene encoding homeobox protein EMX2 isoform X2 has translation MFQPAPKRCFTIESLVAKDSPLPASRSEDPIRPAALSYANSSPINPFLNGFHSAAAAAAAGRGVYSNPDLVFAEAVSHPPNPAVPVHPVPPPHALAAHPLPSSHSPHPLFASQQRDPSTFYPWLIHRYRYLGHRFQGKSMVSEPKDEVQKTEAGGRRLRFATKEKRDAPY, from the exons ATGTTCCAGCCGGCGCCCAAGCGCTGCTTCACCATCGAGTCGCTGGTGGCCAAGGACAGTCCCCTGCCCGCCTCGCGCTCCGAGGACCCCATCCGTCCCGCGGCGCTCAGCTACGCCAACTCCAGCCCCATAAACCCGTTCCTCAACGGCTTCcactcggccgccgccgccgccgccgccggcagGGGCGTCTACTCCAACCCGGACTTGGTGTTCGCCGAGGCGGTCTCGCACCCGCCCAACCCCGCGGTGCCCGTGCACCCGGTGCCGCCGCCGCACGCCCTGGccgcccaccccctgccctcctcgcACTCGCCACACCCCCTCTTCGCCTCGCAGCAGCGGGACCCGTCCACCTTCTACCCCTGGCTCATCCACCGCTACCGGTATCTGGGCCATCGCTTCCAAG GTAAAAGTATGGTTTCAGAACCGAAGGACGAAGTTCAAAAGACAGAAGCTGGAGGAAGAAGGCTCAGATtcgcaacaaaagaaaaaagggacgCACCATATTAA